Proteins encoded together in one Catellatospora citrea window:
- the leuA gene encoding 2-isopropylmalate synthase, translating to MSAAAQRPSKMPYQRYRGYHEQFQVEVPDRAWPTRRVTAAPQWCAVDLRDGNQALIDPMSPDRKRRMFELLVRMGYKEIEVGFPAASETDFSFVRQLIEEQLIPDDVTIQVLVQCREHLIERTFESLRGAKRAIVHFYNSTSTLQREVVFGLDKDGITAIATDGARLCQKYAEIITPDTEIRYEYSPESYTGTELEYALEVCSAVIDVIDPTPDRPLIINLPATVEMASPNVYADSIEWMDRRLPRRDSVILSLHPHNDRGTGVAAAELGLLAGADRIEGCLFGNGERTGNVDLVTLGLNLFSQGIDPQIDFSGIDEVKRAVEYCNQLPVHERHPYAGDLVYTAFSGSHQDAIKKGLDAHARKAGKAGVPVEQFEWAVPYLPIDPKDLGRSYEAVIRVNSQSGKGGVAYIMKSEHQLDLPRRLQIEFSGVIQRRTDDAGGEVTPAEMYAAFADEYLTDRRLAVRSYSVATVDGKVELVAEADLDGTACRLTGVGNGPIDAFIRALSDHSVGVRVLDYAEHALTSGGDAQAAAYVECDVDGETRWGVGIDANIVTASLKAVASAVNRH from the coding sequence ATGTCTGCTGCTGCTCAGCGCCCCAGCAAGATGCCGTACCAGCGTTACCGCGGCTACCACGAACAGTTCCAGGTCGAGGTGCCGGACCGCGCCTGGCCGACCCGCCGCGTGACGGCCGCCCCGCAGTGGTGCGCGGTGGACCTGCGCGACGGCAATCAGGCCCTGATCGACCCGATGTCCCCCGATCGCAAGCGCCGCATGTTCGAGCTGCTGGTGCGGATGGGATACAAGGAGATCGAGGTCGGTTTCCCGGCCGCCAGCGAAACCGACTTCTCGTTCGTACGGCAGCTCATCGAGGAGCAGCTGATCCCGGACGACGTGACCATCCAGGTGCTGGTCCAGTGCCGCGAGCACCTGATCGAGCGCACCTTCGAGAGCCTGCGCGGCGCGAAGCGGGCGATCGTGCACTTCTACAACTCGACCTCCACGCTGCAGCGTGAGGTGGTGTTCGGCCTGGACAAGGACGGCATCACCGCGATCGCGACGGACGGCGCGCGGCTGTGCCAGAAGTACGCCGAGATCATCACCCCGGACACCGAGATCCGGTACGAGTACTCCCCCGAGTCCTACACCGGCACCGAGCTGGAGTACGCGCTGGAGGTGTGCTCGGCGGTCATCGACGTCATCGACCCGACGCCGGACCGCCCGCTGATCATCAACCTGCCCGCCACCGTCGAGATGGCCTCGCCGAACGTGTACGCCGACTCGATCGAGTGGATGGACCGCCGCCTGCCGCGGCGCGACTCGGTCATCCTGAGCCTGCACCCGCACAACGACCGGGGCACCGGCGTCGCCGCGGCCGAGCTGGGCCTGCTGGCCGGCGCGGACCGGATCGAGGGCTGCCTGTTCGGCAACGGCGAGCGCACCGGCAACGTCGACCTGGTCACCCTCGGCCTGAACCTGTTCAGCCAGGGCATCGACCCGCAGATCGACTTCTCCGGCATCGACGAGGTCAAGCGCGCCGTGGAATACTGCAACCAGCTGCCGGTGCACGAGCGCCACCCGTACGCCGGGGACCTGGTCTACACGGCGTTCTCCGGCTCGCACCAGGACGCGATCAAGAAGGGCCTGGACGCGCACGCCCGCAAGGCGGGCAAGGCCGGGGTGCCGGTCGAGCAGTTCGAGTGGGCGGTGCCGTACCTGCCCATCGACCCGAAGGACCTGGGCCGCTCGTACGAGGCCGTGATCCGGGTGAACTCGCAGTCCGGCAAGGGCGGCGTCGCGTACATCATGAAGTCCGAGCACCAACTGGACCTGCCGCGCCGCCTGCAGATCGAGTTCTCGGGCGTCATCCAGCGCCGCACCGACGACGCCGGCGGCGAGGTCACCCCGGCCGAGATGTACGCCGCGTTCGCCGACGAGTACCTCACCGACCGCCGCCTGGCGGTGCGCTCGTACTCGGTGGCCACCGTCGACGGCAAGGTGGAGCTGGTCGCCGAGGCCGATCTGGACGGCACCGCCTGTCGCCTGACCGGCGTGGGCAACGGCCCGATCGACGCGTTCATCCGCGCGCTGAGCGACCACTCGGTCGGCGTACGGGTGCTGGACTACGCCGAGCACGCGCTGACCTCCGGCGGCGACGCGCAGGCCGCCGCGTACGTCGAGTGCGACGTGGACGGCGAGACCCGCTGGGGCGTCGGCATCGACGCGAACATCGTCACCGCCTCCCTGAAGGCCGTCGCCAGCGCTGTCAACCGCCACTGA
- a CDS encoding MFS transporter, with translation METTGLRLSSAAGRGTLAAAVLASGMAFLDSTVVNVALPTLGRELGASLAQLQWVINGYTLTLAAFVLLGGALGDHLGRRRIFVTGVVWFTLASLVCGIAPNVETLIAARVVQGVGGALLAPGSLALLQSSFRESDRARAIGAWSGLAGTTTALGPFVGGVLIDQVSWRWIFLINLPLAVAVVWLSKVYVPESRNTATAHHFDVAGALLGAAALAGVTYALIAWPERGFVSLPVLGGFAVGLVAAVGFLLVERARAMAAMMPLRLFSSRVFSVLNVYTVLTYGAFGGFFFLLVIYLQTGLGYDALEAGLATLPMTLVMLLGSELSGAAATKFGPKVQLTFGPLCCAVGIMLIREITPGVSYWTGILPGVLAYGVGLTLIVAPLTASVLSAVEVRFAGVASGVNNTAARAGSLLAVAALPLVVGLSGEEYENGAALGTAFYDAGMWCAGAMVVAAALALFVCGKVRLDRPDRKVAPEQREGHLPQVLQRGRCP, from the coding sequence ATGGAGACGACCGGACTGCGCTTGAGCAGCGCCGCAGGGCGGGGCACGCTCGCCGCGGCGGTGCTGGCCTCCGGCATGGCGTTCCTCGACTCCACCGTGGTCAACGTCGCGTTGCCGACGCTCGGGCGCGAGCTCGGCGCGAGCCTGGCCCAGCTGCAGTGGGTGATCAACGGCTACACCCTGACGCTGGCCGCGTTCGTGCTGCTCGGCGGGGCGCTCGGGGACCACCTCGGACGGCGTCGGATTTTCGTCACCGGCGTCGTCTGGTTCACCCTGGCCTCGCTGGTGTGCGGCATCGCCCCGAACGTCGAGACGCTGATCGCCGCCCGCGTCGTGCAGGGCGTCGGCGGGGCGCTGCTGGCACCGGGCTCGCTGGCGCTGCTGCAGTCGTCGTTCCGGGAGTCCGATCGGGCCCGTGCCATCGGCGCCTGGTCCGGACTGGCCGGCACCACCACGGCGCTCGGCCCGTTCGTCGGCGGCGTGCTCATCGACCAGGTGTCCTGGCGCTGGATCTTCCTGATCAACCTGCCGCTGGCGGTGGCCGTCGTCTGGCTGAGCAAGGTGTACGTCCCGGAGAGCCGGAACACGGCGACGGCCCACCACTTCGACGTGGCCGGGGCGCTGCTGGGCGCCGCGGCGCTGGCCGGGGTCACCTACGCCCTGATCGCCTGGCCGGAACGCGGCTTCGTCTCGCTCCCCGTGCTGGGCGGCTTCGCGGTCGGCCTGGTCGCGGCGGTCGGCTTCCTGCTGGTGGAACGGGCTCGCGCGATGGCCGCGATGATGCCGCTGCGGCTGTTCAGCTCACGGGTTTTCTCCGTGCTCAACGTGTACACGGTGCTGACCTACGGCGCGTTCGGCGGTTTCTTCTTCCTGCTCGTCATCTACCTGCAGACCGGCCTCGGCTACGACGCCCTGGAGGCGGGTCTGGCCACGCTGCCGATGACGCTGGTGATGCTGCTCGGCTCGGAACTGTCCGGCGCGGCGGCCACGAAGTTCGGCCCGAAGGTGCAGCTGACGTTCGGCCCGCTGTGCTGCGCGGTCGGCATCATGCTGATCCGGGAGATCACTCCCGGGGTGAGCTACTGGACCGGGATCCTGCCCGGCGTCCTCGCCTACGGCGTCGGGCTGACACTGATCGTCGCGCCGCTGACCGCGTCCGTGCTGTCCGCCGTCGAGGTGCGCTTCGCCGGGGTCGCCAGCGGCGTCAACAACACCGCGGCACGGGCCGGCTCACTGCTCGCCGTGGCGGCACTGCCGCTGGTGGTGGGCCTGTCGGGCGAGGAGTACGAGAACGGCGCGGCGCTGGGCACGGCGTTCTACGACGCCGGGATGTGGTGCGCCGGGGCGATGGTCGTCGCCGCCGCGCTGGCCCTGTTCGTCTGCGGCAAGGTCCGCCTGGACCGCCCCGACCGCAAAGTCGCCCCCGAGCAGCGCGAAGGCCACCTCCCGCAGGTCCTCCAACGCGGCCGCTGCCCCTGA
- a CDS encoding HNH endonuclease family protein: protein MVAAVAAAATTACDPVDSGPGNPAGPGGVNVDPNAGGNALASLSNLKVAAARPMTGYTREKFPHWNKAGSNCDVRDTVLARDGKNIKLNGCNVTGGEWSSVYDGLKTSDPLKVDIDHMVPLANAWRSGADDWTNEKRSQFANDLERPQLFAVSATSNRSKGDQDPSTWKPPSKDYWCTYAQQWITVKTYWKLTVTTAEKAALTDMLGTCV, encoded by the coding sequence CTGGTGGCGGCCGTCGCGGCCGCCGCGACCACCGCGTGCGACCCGGTCGACAGCGGTCCCGGCAACCCGGCGGGGCCCGGTGGCGTCAACGTCGACCCGAACGCGGGCGGCAACGCGCTCGCCTCGCTGTCCAACCTGAAGGTCGCCGCCGCGCGGCCGATGACCGGCTACACGCGGGAGAAGTTCCCGCACTGGAACAAGGCCGGGTCCAACTGCGACGTGCGCGACACCGTGCTCGCCCGCGACGGCAAGAACATCAAGCTGAACGGCTGCAACGTCACCGGCGGCGAGTGGTCCAGCGTGTACGACGGCCTCAAGACCAGTGACCCGCTCAAGGTCGACATCGACCACATGGTGCCGCTGGCCAACGCGTGGCGCTCCGGCGCGGACGACTGGACCAACGAGAAGCGTTCGCAGTTCGCCAACGACCTGGAGCGGCCGCAGCTGTTCGCGGTGTCGGCGACCAGCAACCGGTCCAAGGGCGACCAGGACCCGTCGACGTGGAAGCCGCCAAGCAAGGACTATTGGTGCACTTATGCGCAACAATGGATCACGGTGAAGACCTACTGGAAACTCACCGTGACCACGGCCGAGAAGGCCGCCCTGACCGACATGCTGGGGACTTGTGTATGA
- a CDS encoding ABC transporter substrate-binding protein yields the protein MRTRRWRIWSAAVSVAALLLAAGCTGDKGGPPVTASSPPPAVSTEDTLVFAMGQIRILDPALSPDAESLRVTRQVLETLVQAEPGGAVAGPGLAETFSVDGTGTVWTFRLKQGVTFHDGTALDAAAVCANFDRWHRLPAALQAGDISAAWQAVFGGFAKNASSRLGASLFKSCTARDPATAEIALTRASSRFPAAFTLPSFAISSPKALREQAADKPVGGSRYPAYGNKPVGTGPYRFVSWDKAARKVELEAFDGYHGPAAKVQHLIFQTVEAGLRKQALLDGKIDGYDLVAVEDRKALAEQGFHVLTRPAFNTLYLGINQRGNPALAKPEVRQAIAYAVDRQRLVTEAFPDGAKLALNFHPELLPGWNPDVAAYPHDPAKAKELLAAAGYGSGLKLRFHYPRNVTRPYLPDPKKIFELLAADLRAAGIEVEGVELRWTPDYLNAVAKGTAHDLHLYGVTGNYGEAYDFMGQLFAAPNAEFGVTDADLFARLKAVDGIGDPVQRRPLYEQLNARLLESLPAVPLVHGPDALVLDKNLTGITPSPLTDEDFAAALFT from the coding sequence ATGCGCACGCGACGGTGGCGGATCTGGTCGGCGGCGGTCTCGGTGGCGGCACTGCTGCTCGCCGCGGGCTGCACCGGCGACAAGGGCGGCCCGCCGGTCACCGCGTCCAGCCCGCCACCGGCGGTGAGCACCGAGGACACCCTGGTCTTCGCCATGGGGCAGATCCGCATCCTGGACCCGGCCCTGTCGCCGGACGCCGAGTCGCTGCGCGTCACCCGGCAGGTGCTGGAGACCCTGGTGCAGGCGGAGCCGGGCGGCGCGGTGGCGGGCCCGGGCCTGGCCGAGACCTTCTCCGTGGACGGCACGGGCACGGTCTGGACCTTCCGCCTCAAGCAGGGGGTGACGTTCCACGACGGCACCGCCCTGGACGCCGCGGCGGTCTGCGCCAACTTCGACCGGTGGCACCGGCTGCCCGCCGCGCTGCAGGCCGGTGACATCAGCGCGGCCTGGCAGGCGGTCTTCGGCGGGTTCGCCAAGAACGCGTCCAGCCGGCTCGGGGCGAGCCTGTTCAAGTCCTGCACGGCCCGCGACCCGGCCACCGCCGAGATCGCGCTGACCCGGGCCAGCAGCCGCTTCCCGGCGGCCTTCACGCTGCCGTCGTTCGCGATCTCCAGCCCCAAGGCGCTGCGCGAGCAGGCGGCCGACAAACCCGTCGGGGGCAGCCGCTACCCGGCGTACGGGAACAAGCCCGTCGGCACCGGCCCCTACCGCTTCGTGTCGTGGGACAAGGCGGCCCGCAAGGTGGAGCTGGAGGCGTTCGACGGTTATCACGGCCCGGCCGCCAAGGTGCAGCACCTGATCTTCCAGACGGTCGAGGCGGGGCTGCGCAAGCAGGCGCTGCTCGACGGGAAGATCGACGGGTACGACCTGGTCGCGGTCGAGGACCGCAAGGCGCTGGCCGAGCAGGGCTTCCACGTGCTCACCCGGCCCGCGTTCAACACCCTGTACCTGGGCATCAACCAGCGCGGCAACCCGGCCCTGGCCAAGCCCGAGGTGCGCCAGGCGATCGCGTACGCCGTCGACCGGCAGCGGCTGGTCACCGAGGCGTTCCCCGACGGGGCGAAGCTCGCGCTGAACTTCCACCCCGAACTGCTCCCCGGCTGGAACCCCGACGTGGCGGCCTACCCGCACGACCCGGCGAAGGCGAAGGAGCTGCTGGCCGCGGCGGGCTACGGGAGCGGGCTGAAGCTGCGCTTCCACTACCCCCGCAACGTCACCCGGCCCTACCTGCCCGACCCGAAGAAGATCTTCGAGCTGCTCGCCGCCGACCTGCGCGCGGCCGGGATCGAGGTCGAGGGGGTCGAGCTGCGCTGGACGCCGGACTACCTCAACGCGGTCGCCAAGGGCACCGCCCACGACCTGCACCTGTACGGGGTGACCGGCAACTATGGCGAGGCCTACGACTTCATGGGCCAGCTGTTCGCCGCGCCCAACGCGGAGTTCGGCGTCACCGACGCCGACCTGTTCGCGCGGCTCAAGGCGGTCGACGGGATCGGCGACCCGGTCCAGCGCCGCCCCCTGTACGAGCAACTGAACGCGCGGCTGCTGGAGTCGCTGCCCGCGGTGCCGCTGGTGCACGGGCCGGACGCGCTGGTGCTGGACAAGAACCTGACCGGGATCACGCCCAGCCCGCTCACCGACGAGGACTTCGCCGCGGCGCTGTTCACCTGA
- a CDS encoding DNA polymerase III subunit gamma and tau → MALALYRRYRPRTFAEVIGQDHVTEPLIQALKSGRLNHAYLFSGPRGCGKTSSARILARSLNCAKGPTPEPCGECESCKALAPDGPGSIDVIEIDAASHGGVDDARELRERAFFAPAISRYKIYIIDEAHMVSSAGFNALLKLVEEPPDYVKFIFATTEPEKVLGTIRSRTHHYPFRLIPPSALRPYLELLCKLEEVAVEPLVLPLVVRAGGGSARDSLSVLDQLIAGSGPDGVTYARAVALLGVTDNALIDEMIDALAAGDGAAAFGAIDRVAEAGHDSRRYANDLLERLRDLIILRQVPDAAAKGLLDVPEEQLARMQAQAAQLGPATLSRCADIVANGLVEMRGATSPRLLLELIAARMLLPAADESGAALRQRLERLETGFVPGTAARPAADTPVRPQAEAGHAQRDTGPAQDAASTAPPATGREAARAAAASAAAHDRPGSARAAARPAAPEDSGQAQHPGTTQPDGDPAHPIADPWAAANPARTPEPARAVEQTRVPEPARAAPARTPEPAAASVPPAGAGDAVAVRRSWDEIVRLVGRSSKKAAAFAREAVVRDIDGNTLVLLFKHKIHANGVENDPAPLMEAVHQVLGGSWQLRCEVGGDPRAASSRAASSAPASAPPRNTPQKATAPARTPAPAGDDWPTPARVGGAAPAAAPPQATGRRAPVVDDGPPLEEPPYDPEYDGPPPRTIEGFDPGDEPTDEIVDAAVARQTTEQAAVESLRRSFNLEKLD, encoded by the coding sequence GTGGCACTGGCGCTGTATCGCAGGTACCGGCCTCGCACCTTCGCCGAGGTGATCGGCCAGGACCATGTCACCGAGCCGCTCATCCAGGCGCTCAAGAGCGGCCGGCTCAATCACGCATACCTCTTCTCCGGCCCCCGTGGCTGCGGCAAGACCTCCAGCGCGCGCATCCTGGCCCGCTCGCTGAACTGCGCCAAGGGGCCGACCCCCGAGCCGTGCGGCGAGTGCGAGTCCTGCAAGGCGCTCGCCCCGGACGGCCCCGGCTCGATCGACGTGATCGAGATCGACGCGGCCAGCCACGGCGGCGTCGACGACGCCCGCGAGCTGCGCGAGCGCGCGTTCTTCGCGCCCGCCATCAGCCGCTACAAGATCTACATCATCGACGAGGCGCACATGGTCTCGTCGGCCGGTTTCAACGCGCTGCTCAAGCTGGTCGAGGAGCCGCCGGACTACGTCAAGTTCATCTTCGCCACCACCGAGCCGGAGAAGGTGCTCGGCACCATCCGCTCGCGCACCCACCACTACCCGTTCCGCCTCATCCCGCCCAGCGCGCTCCGGCCATACCTGGAGCTGCTCTGCAAGCTCGAAGAAGTCGCGGTGGAGCCGCTGGTGCTGCCGCTGGTGGTGCGGGCGGGCGGCGGCTCGGCCCGGGACAGCCTCTCCGTGCTCGACCAGCTCATCGCGGGCTCCGGACCGGACGGGGTGACCTACGCCCGGGCGGTGGCGCTGCTCGGGGTCACCGACAACGCGCTGATCGACGAGATGATCGACGCGCTGGCCGCGGGCGACGGCGCGGCCGCGTTCGGCGCCATCGACCGCGTCGCCGAGGCCGGGCACGACTCCCGTCGATACGCCAACGACCTGCTGGAGCGGCTGCGCGACCTGATCATCCTGCGGCAGGTGCCGGACGCCGCCGCCAAGGGCCTGCTCGACGTGCCGGAGGAGCAGCTGGCGCGGATGCAGGCGCAGGCTGCCCAGCTCGGCCCGGCGACCCTGTCCCGCTGCGCGGACATCGTGGCCAACGGCCTGGTGGAGATGCGCGGCGCGACGTCGCCGCGGCTGCTGCTGGAGCTGATCGCGGCCCGCATGCTGCTGCCCGCCGCGGACGAGTCCGGCGCCGCCCTGCGCCAGCGGCTGGAGCGGTTGGAGACCGGATTCGTGCCCGGCACAGCCGCCCGCCCGGCCGCCGACACCCCGGTCCGGCCCCAGGCCGAGGCGGGTCACGCCCAGCGCGACACCGGCCCAGCCCAGGATGCCGCGAGCACCGCTCCCCCGGCCACGGGCCGCGAGGCCGCGCGGGCAGCGGCGGCCAGCGCCGCGGCGCACGACCGGCCCGGCTCCGCACGCGCGGCCGCCCGGCCGGCCGCGCCCGAGGATTCCGGCCAGGCCCAGCATCCCGGCACCACCCAGCCGGACGGTGACCCGGCCCACCCGATCGCCGACCCCTGGGCTGCTGCCAACCCGGCCCGCACACCCGAACCGGCTCGTGCGGTCGAGCAGACCCGTGTGCCCGAACCTGCCCGTGCCGCGCCCGCCCGCACGCCCGAGCCCGCCGCGGCGAGCGTGCCGCCGGCCGGGGCGGGCGACGCGGTGGCGGTGCGCCGGTCCTGGGACGAGATCGTGCGGCTGGTCGGCCGCAGCAGCAAGAAGGCGGCGGCGTTCGCCCGCGAGGCGGTGGTGCGCGACATCGACGGCAACACGCTGGTGCTGCTGTTCAAGCACAAGATTCACGCGAACGGGGTGGAGAACGACCCCGCGCCGCTGATGGAGGCGGTGCACCAGGTGCTCGGCGGCTCATGGCAGCTGCGCTGCGAGGTCGGCGGGGACCCCCGTGCCGCGTCGTCGCGTGCCGCGTCCTCGGCTCCGGCCTCCGCCCCGCCGCGCAACACGCCGCAGAAGGCGACCGCCCCGGCCCGCACGCCCGCGCCTGCCGGCGACGACTGGCCGACCCCGGCCCGGGTCGGCGGCGCCGCACCGGCGGCTGCTCCCCCGCAGGCCACGGGACGGCGCGCACCGGTCGTCGACGACGGCCCCCCGCTGGAGGAACCGCCCTACGATCCCGAGTACGACGGCCCGCCGCCGCGCACCATCGAGGGCTTCGACCCCGGCGACGAGCCCACCGACGAGATCGTCGACGCCGCCGTCGCCCGGCAGACCACCGAGCAGGCCGCCGTCGAGTCCCTACGCCGCAGCTTCAACCTCGAAAAACTCGACTGA
- a CDS encoding ABC transporter ATP-binding protein — MSTPDNALLSVRGLQKHFPIHKGVLRRKVGAVQAVDGLDFDVLPGETLGLVGESGCGKTTTGRLLTRLIEPTAGSIHFEGQDISHMSQGRLRPFRRDLQMIFQDPYSSLNPRHTVGAIVGAPFRIQGVKTELGVKHEVQKLLELVGLNPEHYNRYPHEFSGGQRQRIGIARTLALKPKMIIADEPVSALDVSIQAQVVNLLEDLQTELGLTYVVIAHDLSVVRHISDRVAVMYLGKIVEVADRESLYRAPRHPYTAALLSAVPVPDPRRRESGQRERILLTGDVPSPINPPSGCRFRTRCWKAQDICATTPPPLVRHGDDNAGHLAACHFPMALGEKR; from the coding sequence ATGAGCACTCCGGACAATGCCCTGCTGTCGGTGCGCGGCCTGCAGAAGCACTTCCCGATCCACAAGGGCGTGCTGCGCCGCAAGGTCGGCGCGGTGCAGGCCGTCGACGGGCTCGACTTCGACGTGCTGCCGGGCGAGACGCTCGGCCTGGTCGGCGAGTCGGGCTGCGGCAAGACGACCACCGGCCGGCTGCTGACCCGGCTCATCGAGCCGACCGCCGGCAGCATCCACTTCGAGGGCCAGGACATCTCGCACATGTCGCAGGGGCGGCTCCGCCCGTTCCGCCGCGACCTGCAGATGATTTTCCAGGACCCGTACTCGTCGCTGAACCCCCGGCACACGGTCGGCGCCATCGTCGGCGCCCCGTTCCGGATCCAGGGCGTGAAGACCGAGCTCGGCGTCAAGCACGAGGTGCAGAAGCTGCTGGAGCTGGTGGGCCTCAACCCCGAGCACTACAACCGCTACCCGCACGAGTTCTCCGGCGGCCAGCGCCAGCGCATCGGCATCGCCCGTACGCTGGCCCTGAAGCCGAAGATGATCATCGCGGACGAGCCGGTCTCGGCACTCGACGTGTCCATCCAGGCCCAGGTGGTCAACCTGCTGGAGGACCTGCAGACCGAGCTCGGGCTGACCTACGTGGTGATCGCGCACGACCTGTCGGTGGTGCGCCACATCTCCGACCGGGTCGCGGTGATGTACCTCGGCAAGATCGTCGAGGTCGCGGACCGGGAGTCGCTGTACCGCGCACCGCGCCACCCGTACACGGCCGCGCTGCTGTCGGCGGTGCCGGTGCCCGATCCGCGCCGGCGCGAGAGCGGCCAGCGTGAGCGCATCCTGCTCACCGGCGACGTGCCCAGCCCGATCAACCCGCCGTCGGGTTGCCGGTTCCGCACCCGGTGCTGGAAGGCGCAGGACATCTGCGCCACCACGCCGCCGCCGCTGGTCCGCCACGGCGACGACAACGCCGGTCACCTGGCCGCCTGCCACTTCCCGATGGCACTCGGCGAGAAGCGCTGA
- a CDS encoding ABC transporter ATP-binding protein: protein MNTVISPRQDPTARPFLELRDLKIHFPTDDGVVKSVDGLSFSLERGKTLGIVGESGSGKSVSSLGILGIYHRGNAKMSGEIWLDGQELVGASPETVRGLRGKRMAMIFQDPLSAMHPYYSVGDQIIEAYRVHHKVSKKVARKHAIDLLARVGIPQPDKRVDDYPHQFSGGMRQRAMIAMALSCDPELLIADEPTTALDVTVQAQILDLVRDLQREFNSALIIITHDLGVTAELADDVLVMYGGKCIEYGAATEIFDNPEHPYTWGLLGSMPRLDQPVTERLLPIKGTPPSLINVPSGCAFHPRCAFDGRTGGASDTVVPELELTGTSGHRVRCHMPAHVRQQIWLNEIKPTLEGTGGLAVADMSALPSASEEHNEELA from the coding sequence ATGAACACTGTGATCTCTCCTCGACAGGATCCCACCGCGCGGCCGTTCCTCGAGCTGCGCGACCTGAAGATCCACTTCCCGACCGACGACGGTGTGGTCAAGTCCGTGGACGGGCTGTCCTTCTCCCTGGAGCGGGGCAAGACGCTCGGCATCGTGGGCGAGTCCGGCTCCGGCAAGTCGGTGTCCAGCCTGGGCATCCTCGGCATCTACCACCGCGGCAACGCCAAGATGTCCGGCGAGATCTGGCTGGACGGCCAGGAGCTGGTCGGCGCGTCGCCGGAGACCGTGCGCGGGCTGCGCGGCAAGCGGATGGCGATGATCTTCCAGGACCCGCTGTCGGCGATGCACCCCTACTACAGCGTCGGTGACCAGATCATCGAGGCGTACCGGGTGCACCACAAGGTGTCCAAGAAGGTCGCCCGCAAGCATGCGATCGACCTGCTGGCCCGGGTCGGCATCCCGCAGCCGGACAAGCGCGTCGACGACTACCCGCACCAGTTCTCCGGCGGCATGCGGCAGCGCGCGATGATCGCGATGGCGCTGTCCTGCGACCCGGAGCTGCTGATCGCCGACGAGCCGACCACGGCGCTCGACGTGACGGTGCAGGCGCAGATCCTCGACCTGGTGCGCGACCTGCAGCGCGAGTTCAACTCCGCGCTGATCATCATCACGCACGACCTGGGTGTCACCGCCGAACTCGCCGACGACGTGCTGGTCATGTACGGCGGCAAGTGCATCGAGTACGGCGCGGCCACGGAGATCTTCGACAACCCCGAGCACCCGTACACCTGGGGTCTGCTCGGCTCGATGCCGCGGCTGGACCAGCCGGTCACCGAGCGGCTGCTGCCCATCAAGGGCACCCCGCCGTCGCTGATCAACGTGCCGTCCGGCTGCGCCTTCCACCCGCGCTGCGCCTTCGACGGGCGCACCGGCGGAGCCAGCGACACGGTCGTGCCGGAGCTGGAGCTCACGGGCACCAGCGGCCACCGGGTGCGCTGCCACATGCCCGCGCACGTGCGTCAGCAGATCTGGCTCAACGAGATCAAGCCGACCCTGGAGGGCACCGGCGGGCTCGCGGTGGCGGACATGTCCGCCCTGCCCTCTGCCTCCGAAGAGCACAACGAGGAGTTGGCATGA
- a CDS encoding ABC transporter permease: MVTFFIRRTIGAILMLFVVSISTFLIFFGLPRLAGATPETFAARYLSRTADAHAQQVFAEKLGFYDPLWLQYWNWIKAVFVGTNYDYGTGIEHCAAPCFGYSFRTNHAVWDDLVDRLPVTVSLTVGASILWLLTGVAVGVLSALRKGSFFDRAAMTGALAGVSLPPYFTGLMFLYFFSYQFDLTAPGGTYVNFTDDPGEWAFSLILPWITLAMLNAAAYARFTRAGMLDTMGEDFIRTARAKGLHERVVVTKHGLRAALTPIITIFGLDVGLLLGGAILTESTFGLKGLGYFAIDAINKQDFPQIMGVTMFAAFFVVVANLIVDMLYAVVDPRVRLS, encoded by the coding sequence GTGGTCACTTTCTTCATCCGCCGGACCATCGGCGCGATCCTGATGCTCTTCGTGGTCAGCATCTCGACGTTCCTGATCTTCTTCGGGCTGCCCCGCCTCGCGGGCGCCACGCCTGAGACCTTCGCCGCGCGATACCTCAGCCGGACCGCCGACGCGCACGCTCAGCAGGTGTTCGCCGAGAAGCTGGGTTTCTACGACCCGCTCTGGCTGCAGTACTGGAACTGGATCAAGGCTGTCTTCGTCGGCACGAACTACGACTACGGCACCGGCATCGAACACTGCGCCGCACCCTGCTTCGGCTACTCCTTCCGCACCAACCACGCGGTCTGGGACGACCTGGTGGACCGGCTTCCGGTCACCGTCTCGCTGACCGTCGGTGCGTCGATCCTCTGGCTGCTCACCGGTGTCGCGGTCGGCGTGCTGAGCGCGCTGCGCAAGGGCAGCTTCTTCGACCGGGCCGCGATGACGGGCGCGCTGGCGGGTGTGTCGCTGCCGCCGTACTTCACCGGCCTGATGTTCCTCTACTTCTTCAGCTACCAGTTCGACCTGACCGCGCCGGGTGGCACCTACGTCAACTTCACCGACGACCCGGGCGAGTGGGCGTTCAGCCTCATCCTGCCCTGGATCACGTTGGCGATGCTGAACGCCGCGGCCTACGCGCGGTTCACCCGGGCGGGCATGCTCGACACGATGGGCGAGGACTTCATCCGCACCGCGCGGGCCAAGGGCCTGCACGAGCGGGTGGTGGTCACCAAGCACGGCCTGCGCGCCGCGCTGACCCCCATCATCACGATCTTCGGCCTGGACGTCGGCCTGCTGCTCGGTGGCGCGATCCTCACGGAGAGCACCTTCGGGCTCAAGGGCCTCGGCTACTTCGCCATCGACGCGATCAACAAGCAGGACTTCCCACAGATCATGGGCGTGACGATGTTCGCGGCGTTCTTCGTCGTCGTCGCCAACCTGATCGTCGATATGCTCTACGCGGTGGTCGACCCGCGGGTGAGGCTGTCATGA